The following coding sequences lie in one Patescibacteria group bacterium genomic window:
- the ileS gene encoding isoleucine--tRNA ligase — MLNFSQVEQEILKFWQANKIFQKTLQKDSPQGSFVFFEGPPTANGKPGLHHVLARSFKDLIPRFKTMQGYLVERKAGWDTQGLPVELQVEKELGFKGKPDIEKYGVKEFNAKCKEDVWKYQSEWEKLTTRMGFWLDLDNPYITYDNSYIESLWWILQQVDKAGYLYQDYKVVPHCPRCGTSLSSHEVAQGYKLVEDKSVYVKFKVESGQKIGNFTADDNTYILSWTTTPWTLPGNVALAVGEDIKYVGVRINNQPELLILAADLVDKVLVGQAIEKVHEYKGNELINLKYEPLFNVKALQNDKSHQVYAADFVTTTDGTGVVHTAVMYGEDDFNLGNQVGLPKHHTVDDNGLFTEEVPGLGGQFVKDNKTEESIINFLSDKGLLFKQELYKHDYPSCWRCSTPLLYYAKPSWFIKMSALREDLKQANAKINWQPEHIKSGRFGEWLEGIKDWAISRERYWGTPLPIWLCDNLNCKNKIVIGSLAELSEKSSRSLAADFDVHRPFIDEVSWACKKCGSGIMKRVPEVADCWFDSGSMPFAQWGYPHKPKSAEALQNHYPADFIAEAIDQTRGWFYTLLAVATLLKKSGAIKELKEDNLTPPYKNVICLGHINDKRGQKMSKSKGNIVDPWEMIEKFGVDAVRWHFYTMNQPGEPKNFDPLAVAEVIKKNFLILLNVVSFYQLYSAEAVLSKVKPTTDNILDKWILALLQQLVNKVTDNLEKYEVTEAGRSLSLFINELSTWYVRRSRDRFKQESPDKQAAVSTLGYVLYQLTLLIAPFTPFLSENIYQKIKGDLESVHLAVWPQSNELSKFDNEMLTKMSGLRKIVELALAERAEAKIKIRQPLNKLTITGFDLSSEYYYIIEDEINVKEVDLTSVGELSVNLDTNITPELKAEGLQREFIRQINALRKKLKLTINDLVEIKISCSIELKEVVSKADQEWLKRSILAKAVFFTDQPLSEQVEVEGQIITVEIKK, encoded by the coding sequence ATGTTAAATTTTTCCCAAGTTGAACAAGAAATCTTAAAGTTTTGGCAGGCTAATAAAATTTTTCAAAAAACCCTGCAAAAAGACAGCCCTCAAGGCAGTTTTGTTTTTTTTGAAGGTCCACCTACGGCCAATGGTAAGCCTGGGCTTCATCATGTATTGGCCCGGTCATTTAAGGATTTAATACCCAGATTTAAGACCATGCAAGGTTATTTGGTGGAGCGTAAGGCTGGTTGGGATACACAAGGTTTGCCAGTGGAATTGCAAGTGGAAAAGGAATTGGGTTTTAAGGGCAAACCGGATATAGAAAAATACGGCGTTAAAGAATTTAATGCTAAATGTAAGGAAGATGTTTGGAAATATCAAAGCGAATGGGAAAAGTTAACCACTCGCATGGGTTTTTGGTTGGATTTAGACAATCCTTACATTACTTACGATAACAGTTATATAGAAAGTTTGTGGTGGATTTTACAGCAGGTGGATAAGGCTGGTTATTTATATCAGGATTATAAAGTGGTGCCCCATTGTCCCAGATGCGGTACTAGTTTGTCTAGCCACGAAGTGGCCCAGGGTTATAAGTTAGTTGAGGACAAATCGGTTTATGTTAAATTTAAAGTTGAGTCTGGGCAAAAAATAGGCAATTTTACAGCTGATGATAATACTTATATTTTATCTTGGACCACTACGCCTTGGACTTTGCCAGGAAATGTAGCTTTGGCGGTGGGGGAAGATATAAAATATGTGGGAGTAAGAATAAATAACCAGCCAGAGCTTTTAATTTTGGCTGCGGATTTGGTAGATAAAGTTTTAGTTGGCCAAGCCATTGAAAAAGTGCATGAATACAAAGGTAATGAATTGATTAATTTAAAATATGAACCATTGTTTAATGTTAAAGCTTTGCAAAATGATAAGTCGCATCAGGTTTACGCAGCTGATTTTGTTACCACGACCGATGGTACTGGTGTAGTGCACACAGCTGTTATGTACGGTGAGGACGATTTTAACTTGGGCAATCAAGTAGGGTTACCTAAACATCATACCGTAGATGATAATGGTTTATTTACTGAAGAAGTACCTGGGTTAGGCGGGCAATTTGTTAAAGATAATAAAACTGAAGAAAGTATTATCAATTTTTTGTCAGATAAAGGATTATTGTTTAAACAGGAATTATACAAACATGATTATCCTTCTTGTTGGCGTTGTTCTACGCCTTTACTTTATTATGCTAAGCCGTCTTGGTTTATTAAGATGTCGGCTTTGCGGGAAGATTTAAAACAAGCCAATGCCAAAATAAATTGGCAACCCGAGCATATTAAATCCGGTCGTTTTGGTGAATGGCTAGAAGGTATAAAGGATTGGGCTATTTCGCGCGAACGTTATTGGGGTACGCCACTACCTATTTGGTTGTGCGATAATTTGAATTGTAAAAATAAAATAGTAATAGGTAGTTTGGCGGAATTAAGCGAAAAATCCAGTCGATCTTTAGCAGCTGATTTTGATGTTCATCGGCCGTTTATAGACGAGGTGTCTTGGGCTTGTAAAAAATGCGGTAGCGGAATTATGAAACGGGTGCCAGAAGTGGCTGATTGTTGGTTTGATTCCGGTAGTATGCCTTTTGCTCAGTGGGGTTATCCGCATAAACCTAAAAGTGCTGAGGCTTTACAGAACCATTACCCGGCTGATTTTATTGCCGAAGCGATTGATCAAACCCGAGGTTGGTTTTACACTTTGCTGGCGGTGGCTACTTTGCTTAAAAAATCCGGTGCCATAAAAGAATTAAAGGAAGATAATTTAACTCCGCCTTATAAAAATGTTATTTGTTTAGGCCATATCAACGATAAGCGCGGGCAAAAGATGTCTAAATCCAAAGGCAATATTGTGGATCCTTGGGAAATGATAGAAAAATTCGGAGTTGATGCGGTGCGTTGGCATTTTTACACTATGAACCAGCCGGGTGAACCCAAGAATTTTGACCCGCTGGCCGTGGCGGAAGTGATAAAAAAGAATTTTTTAATTTTGCTTAACGTAGTGTCTTTTTATCAGTTGTACTCGGCTGAGGCGGTTTTGTCCAAAGTTAAACCAACAACTGATAATATTTTGGATAAATGGATTTTGGCCTTATTACAGCAGTTGGTAAATAAAGTCACGGATAATTTGGAAAAATACGAGGTTACCGAAGCTGGTCGCAGTTTGTCCTTGTTTATCAACGAGTTGTCTACTTGGTATGTGCGTAGAAGTCGCGATCGGTTTAAGCAAGAAAGCCCGGATAAACAAGCGGCTGTTAGTACTTTGGGTTATGTTTTGTACCAGCTTACTTTGCTTATAGCGCCGTTTACGCCGTTTTTGTCGGAAAATATTTATCAAAAAATAAAGGGTGATTTAGAGTCTGTTCATTTGGCGGTTTGGCCTCAAAGTAATGAGTTGTCCAAGTTTGATAATGAAATGTTAACCAAAATGTCGGGTTTAAGGAAAATAGTAGAATTGGCTTTGGCCGAACGAGCTGAGGCTAAAATAAAAATTCGTCAGCCCCTAAATAAACTTACTATCACTGGTTTTGATTTATCATCAGAATATTATTATATAATAGAAGACGAAATAAATGTTAAAGAAGTGGACCTTACTTCAGTTGGGGAATTATCAGTCAATCTAGATACCAATATTACCCCTGAACTTAAAGCAGAAGGGTTGCAAAGGGAATTTATTAGGCAGATTAATGCTTTGCGAAAGAAACTGAAATTAACCATAAATGATCTGGTAGAAATTAAAATTAGTTGTTCAATAGAATTAAAAGAAGTTGTTAGTAAGGCTGATCAAGAATGGTTAAAACGTTCTATTTTGGCTAAAGCCGTGTTTTTTACTGACCAACCTTTGTCAGAGCAAGTGGAAGTTGAGGGACAGATTATTACCGTGGAAATTAAAAAATAA
- the argS gene encoding arginine--tRNA ligase translates to MLSEIIQKELAKVLQKHWQLNPLVAEVTPTKDLTNGDYTTTVALKIASHWGVPPRQTAEQLVEELESSAILNKIVTKIQVAGSGFINFWIKEKVLAEQLSTLTKSQSRALLKKQKIIVEYSSPNIAKPMHIGHIRSTFIGQALANIYEALGARVVRLNHLGDWGTQFGKLLAAYKMWGDKKTIQADPIAELLKLYIRFHEAMKLDPELVKQGQIEFLKLEKGDKANVRVWNWFKRESLKEFNKIYRQLGVKFDYLTGESFYEPMLQGVVKDLLKKKLAIKNADESIVVHLTKEGLPPCLVQKGDGASLYATRDLAAIRYRVKTFKPNLIVYAVGNEQSLHFEQVFALAKKIGYADKTDLRHVKFGLVLGEDGQKLATREGKIIKLEEVLNKAVVLAKEVVEKKNPKLTKQAKTKIAQVVGLGAVKYNDLSQNRQTDITFNWKKMLSLEGNSGPYLQYTYVRLKSILRKAGSATKISQKTLVYTDELDKKLLRKLAQYPEAIVRAAKEQGPHLLALYLYELSAAVNSYYQQAPVLQAPAGLKKSRLKLVKTSADIIKQGLSLLGINVVEKM, encoded by the coding sequence ATGTTAAGTGAAATAATTCAAAAAGAGTTAGCTAAAGTCTTGCAAAAGCATTGGCAACTAAATCCTTTGGTGGCTGAGGTTACACCAACTAAGGATTTAACCAATGGTGATTATACGACCACCGTGGCTTTAAAAATTGCTAGCCATTGGGGTGTGCCACCTAGACAAACAGCTGAACAATTAGTGGAGGAATTAGAATCTTCGGCCATTTTAAATAAAATAGTCACTAAAATACAAGTTGCCGGGTCGGGTTTTATTAATTTTTGGATAAAAGAAAAAGTTTTGGCTGAACAATTATCAACCCTTACTAAAAGTCAAAGTCGGGCCTTACTTAAAAAACAAAAAATAATAGTGGAATATTCTTCGCCCAACATAGCTAAACCGATGCACATTGGGCATATTAGGTCTACTTTTATTGGGCAGGCTTTAGCTAATATTTACGAAGCTTTGGGCGCTCGGGTTGTTCGTTTGAATCATTTGGGGGATTGGGGAACACAATTTGGCAAATTATTGGCTGCTTATAAAATGTGGGGCGACAAAAAAACCATTCAAGCTGATCCGATAGCGGAACTACTTAAATTGTATATTCGTTTTCATGAAGCTATGAAATTAGACCCAGAGCTTGTTAAGCAGGGTCAAATTGAATTTTTAAAATTAGAAAAAGGTGATAAAGCCAATGTTCGTGTGTGGAATTGGTTTAAAAGGGAATCATTAAAAGAGTTTAACAAAATTTATCGTCAATTAGGCGTTAAGTTTGATTATTTAACAGGCGAGAGTTTTTATGAGCCAATGTTGCAAGGAGTGGTAAAAGATTTATTAAAAAAGAAGTTGGCTATTAAAAATGCCGATGAGTCTATTGTTGTTCATTTAACCAAAGAAGGTTTACCTCCTTGTTTGGTGCAAAAAGGCGATGGCGCTTCGTTGTATGCTACTCGTGATTTAGCAGCCATTCGTTACCGAGTTAAAACCTTTAAACCCAATTTAATAGTTTACGCGGTTGGTAATGAACAATCCTTACATTTTGAACAAGTTTTTGCCTTGGCTAAAAAAATAGGTTATGCCGACAAAACTGATCTTAGACATGTTAAATTTGGTTTAGTGCTGGGGGAGGATGGACAAAAATTAGCTACTCGGGAAGGTAAGATAATAAAATTAGAAGAAGTTTTGAACAAAGCGGTTGTTTTGGCTAAAGAAGTTGTGGAAAAAAAGAACCCTAAATTGACCAAGCAGGCTAAAACTAAAATTGCTCAAGTGGTTGGTTTGGGGGCGGTTAAGTACAATGATTTATCGCAGAATAGGCAAACCGATATTACTTTTAATTGGAAAAAAATGTTAAGTTTGGAAGGTAATAGTGGACCTTATTTGCAATATACTTATGTTCGTTTAAAAAGTATTTTACGTAAAGCTGGTTCAGCCACTAAAATTAGTCAAAAAACATTGGTTTATACTGACGAGTTGGATAAAAAATTATTACGTAAGCTGGCACAATATCCCGAAGCGATTGTTCGGGCTGCCAAAGAGCAGGGCCCGCATTTGCTGGCTTTGTATTTATATGAATTATCAGCAGCTGTAAATTCTTATTATCAACAAGCGCCAGTTTTACAGGCGCCAGCTGGTTTAAAAAAGAGCCGATTAAAGTTAGTTAAGACGTCGGCTGATATTATAAAGCAAGGTTTGTCTTTGTTGGGTATTAATGTAGTGGAAAAAATGTAG
- the rplT gene encoding 50S ribosomal protein L20, with protein MARVKRGVMHLKRRTNLLKKTKGYRWGRKSKIKLAKPAVRKAGAYAFAHRRDKKGVQRRLWQVQLNAAVREYGISYSRFIDLLKKSKIDLDRKVLSQLAQKYPEVFKKLVESLTESK; from the coding sequence ATGGCCAGAGTAAAACGGGGTGTCATGCATTTAAAGCGGCGAACCAATCTTCTTAAAAAAACTAAAGGTTACCGCTGGGGCAGAAAAAGTAAAATAAAATTAGCTAAACCAGCTGTGCGTAAGGCTGGAGCTTATGCTTTTGCCCATCGTCGGGATAAAAAAGGAGTTCAACGTCGTTTGTGGCAGGTTCAATTAAACGCGGCGGTGCGCGAATACGGTATAAGTTATAGTCGGTTTATTGATTTGCTTAAAAAATCCAAGATAGATTTAGACCGTAAAGTTTTGTCGCAGTTGGCTCAAAAATATCCGGAAGTGTTTAAGAAATTGGTTGAAAGTTTGACTGAGAGTAAATAA
- a CDS encoding 50S ribosomal protein L35 encodes MKVKTHKATAKRFKITGRKKLLKRTAGQSHFNARETSTVTRRKRRDTELAKVNVPAVRKLIKGA; translated from the coding sequence ATGAAAGTAAAAACACATAAGGCGACAGCCAAACGTTTTAAGATTACTGGTAGAAAAAAGCTATTAAAAAGAACGGCTGGTCAGAGCCATTTTAATGCTCGGGAAACTTCTACCGTGACTAGGCGTAAACGACGCGACACAGAGTTGGCTAAAGTCAACGTGCCAGCCGTACGCAAACTTATTAAGGGCGCCTAA
- the infC gene encoding translation initiation factor IF-3, with product MILLLISTIILRRRSNRAKPQRIRPRYRINQYIRIPEVQVIDDDSKVLGVMPTFKALALAQEQGLDLVEVNPTVRPSIVKIMDFGQFQYKQSKIVQAQKAKVKKIEVKGIRLSFKIGQHDKDMRLKQARKFLDEGHKVKLEMGLRGRERAHMDLARENMMKFVREIGDDAVVEVPLSKMGGRLNMQIGKSKSAVKTKTEEAE from the coding sequence ATCATTTTATTATTAATCTCCACCATTATTTTAAGACGTAGATCAAACCGGGCCAAACCCCAAAGAATTAGACCGCGTTATCGGATTAATCAGTATATTCGTATTCCCGAAGTACAAGTTATAGACGACGACAGTAAGGTATTAGGGGTTATGCCGACTTTTAAAGCTTTGGCTTTGGCACAAGAACAAGGTTTGGATTTGGTGGAAGTAAATCCGACAGTTCGGCCGTCCATTGTTAAAATAATGGATTTTGGCCAGTTTCAATATAAGCAAAGTAAGATTGTTCAAGCCCAAAAGGCTAAAGTTAAAAAAATTGAAGTAAAAGGTATTAGACTATCTTTTAAAATAGGTCAACACGATAAAGATATGCGTTTAAAGCAGGCTAGAAAATTTTTAGATGAAGGACACAAAGTAAAATTAGAAATGGGTTTACGAGGGCGCGAACGAGCTCATATGGATTTAGCTAGGGAAAATATGATGAAATTTGTTAGGGAAATAGGTGACGATGCGGTGGTAGAAGTGCCACTTTCCAAAATGGGTGGCCGGTTGAATATGCAGATTGGTAAAAGCAAGTCGGCGGTTAAGACTAAAACAGAAGAAGCAGAATAA
- the smpB gene encoding SsrA-binding protein SmpB → MPILADNKKVRHDYQILDKFEAGLVLEGAEVKSAKGGRINLHGAYVIPKQGELWITGLNIAAYPPAKGWQVAYDPIRDRKLLLKAKELGYLLGKQREKGLTVVPVSVYTRHGFIKLEIAVARGKTRYDKRDALRKRETKRELSRSLKK, encoded by the coding sequence ATGCCTATTTTAGCTGATAATAAAAAAGTCCGACACGATTATCAAATCCTGGATAAATTCGAGGCCGGTTTGGTATTGGAAGGTGCGGAAGTAAAATCGGCTAAAGGCGGTCGGATTAATTTGCATGGGGCTTATGTAATACCTAAACAGGGCGAATTATGGATAACCGGGCTTAATATTGCAGCTTATCCGCCCGCTAAGGGATGGCAAGTGGCTTATGATCCGATTCGCGATCGCAAGCTACTACTTAAAGCCAAAGAGCTTGGTTATTTGTTGGGTAAACAAAGGGAAAAAGGCTTGACAGTGGTACCCGTTTCTGTTTATACTAGGCACGGGTTTATCAAACTTGAAATAGCTGTAGCGCGGGGAAAAACGCGTTATGATAAAAGGGACGCTTTAAGAAAACGTGAAACCAAGCGCGAGTTAAGTCGTTCATTAAAAAAGTAA